From the genome of Helicobacter pylori, one region includes:
- the ftsZ gene encoding cell division protein FtsZ, which yields MVHQSEMENYNIGQASIEEVSDPAYKGAKIVVIGVGGGGSNMIKHLVEYGVHQDVTPIATNTDGQHLKNNPAPVKILLGKESTGGLGAGGVPDIGRKAAEESANEIREAIKDAKLVIVSTGLGGGTGTGATPTIVKIAKEVGALTIAIVTKPFKYEGNQKRKRAEEGLKELEQSSDSILVIPNDKILLTMKKNASTTECYREVDDVLVRAVSGISTIITKPGNINVDFADLKSALGFKGFALMGIGEATGEESAKLAVENAIQSPLLDDASIEGAKSIIVFFEHHPDYPMMAYSQACDFIQDQAHQDVDVKFGQHTSDHIPIDHVRVTIIATGAERNSTGASLESIATPSQPVVKQARKVGNGGYLKIPTEEELSIPTTMRIQQD from the coding sequence ATGGTTCATCAATCAGAGATGGAAAATTATAATATCGGTCAAGCGAGCATTGAAGAAGTAAGCGATCCAGCTTATAAAGGGGCTAAGATTGTCGTCATCGGTGTTGGAGGTGGGGGGTCTAACATGATCAAACACCTGGTTGAATACGGCGTGCATCAAGATGTTACCCCCATTGCAACGAACACTGATGGCCAACATCTCAAAAACAATCCTGCTCCGGTTAAGATCCTTTTAGGCAAAGAATCCACTGGAGGTTTAGGCGCTGGGGGGGTTCCTGATATTGGTAGAAAAGCCGCCGAAGAAAGTGCTAATGAAATTAGAGAAGCGATTAAGGACGCCAAATTAGTCATTGTCTCTACAGGGCTTGGAGGAGGGACTGGGACTGGAGCCACCCCTACTATCGTTAAAATCGCAAAAGAAGTGGGAGCACTCACGATCGCTATCGTTACCAAGCCTTTCAAATACGAAGGGAATCAAAAAAGAAAGAGGGCTGAAGAGGGATTGAAAGAATTGGAGCAATCTAGCGATTCTATTTTAGTTATCCCTAATGACAAAATCCTTCTCACCATGAAAAAAAACGCTAGCACCACGGAATGTTATAGGGAAGTTGATGATGTCTTGGTTAGGGCTGTGAGTGGCATTTCTACTATCATCACTAAACCCGGTAATATCAATGTTGATTTTGCCGATTTAAAGAGTGCTCTTGGTTTTAAAGGCTTTGCGTTAATGGGTATTGGTGAAGCCACTGGCGAAGAATCCGCTAAATTAGCAGTGGAAAACGCGATCCAATCGCCTCTTCTTGATGACGCTTCTATTGAAGGGGCTAAGAGCATTATTGTCTTTTTTGAGCACCACCCTGATTATCCTATGATGGCTTATTCTCAAGCGTGCGATTTTATTCAAGATCAAGCCCATCAAGATGTTGATGTTAAGTTTGGCCAACACACGAGCGATCATATCCCCATTGATCATGTGCGCGTTACTATCATTGCAACCGGTGCTGAAAGAAACAGCACTGGAGCGAGTTTAGAATCTATCGCTACGCCCTCTCAGCCTGTGGTGAAACAAGCAAGAAAAGTGGGTAATGGCGGGTATTTAAAGATCCCTACTGAAGAAGAGCTATCCATACCCACAACCATGAGAATCCAGCAAGATTAA
- a CDS encoding DUF262 domain-containing protein produces MAKVEVELKKLHQILADREYFYQVPDYQRPYVWDKDHLGALIDDLVGSYTSNREDEYFCGSIVIAKNQKDERWDVVDGQQRLTSFIILACTILKLYKHSLEPKSKAFIEESIYDRFDKDKNRLRFLTAQNYKQDFENTVLNNLEFEDNLKKSELHKKFEENTYWRNAYYFKELLDESIKNGSISDIDDFVKWFYEHIVLTRIVCFEEDSAMQIFQVLNDRGQPLSPIDILKSSLMQEIKQDSEKRKDFITTWDKLVEACKSVEGTDIDLEDFFNMYLEYADPSVSKKRADKGLKKVFKDSKKDACGFIYDVSAFMKSYTDLLKKQDRYIYLLRYLPSRFWASILTTALYVKYPDFDALKKLLVSYYYQTWIAGGTITRIKSTNINIIKNVKSNKGIKTIKELILNNIAFHNTFDQYHYNLWDSSSAYSSKWACPVLALANYFMTDEEKPNFIVMDAETQVEHILPQKPKRGSQWNADFDQEKREKWLNNIANLTLLKRKKNAQALNGDFDEKREIYGGKDMSKVISCYDITKELYSNYRKWNEKSLQERYDFLHEIITPVLHIEGQEEE; encoded by the coding sequence ATGGCAAAAGTAGAAGTAGAGTTAAAAAAACTCCATCAAATTTTAGCGGATAGGGAATATTTTTATCAAGTTCCTGATTACCAACGCCCTTATGTGTGGGATAAAGATCATTTAGGGGCTTTGATTGATGATTTGGTGGGCAGCTATACAAGCAACAGAGAAGATGAGTATTTTTGCGGCTCTATTGTGATTGCCAAAAATCAAAAAGATGAAAGATGGGATGTTGTGGATGGTCAACAGCGATTAACGAGTTTTATCATTTTAGCTTGCACGATTTTAAAGCTTTATAAACACAGTCTTGAGCCAAAATCTAAAGCTTTTATTGAAGAGAGTATTTATGACAGATTTGATAAAGACAAAAATCGTCTGAGGTTCTTAACCGCTCAAAATTACAAGCAGGATTTTGAAAACACGGTGTTAAACAATTTGGAGTTTGAAGACAACCTTAAAAAGAGCGAGTTGCATAAGAAATTTGAAGAAAACACTTATTGGCGTAACGCTTATTATTTCAAGGAGCTCTTGGATGAGAGCATAAAAAATGGTTCAATAAGCGATATTGATGATTTTGTCAAATGGTTTTATGAGCACATTGTTTTGACCAGGATCGTTTGTTTTGAAGAAGACAGCGCGATGCAAATCTTTCAAGTGTTAAACGACAGAGGCCAACCCTTAAGCCCTATTGATATTTTAAAATCCAGTTTAATGCAAGAAATCAAACAAGATAGTGAAAAGCGTAAGGATTTTATAACCACTTGGGACAAATTGGTTGAAGCTTGCAAGAGTGTTGAAGGCACAGATATTGATTTGGAAGACTTTTTTAACATGTATTTGGAATACGCTGACCCTAGCGTTTCTAAAAAGAGAGCCGATAAGGGATTAAAAAAGGTGTTCAAAGACAGCAAAAAAGACGCTTGCGGGTTTATTTATGATGTGAGCGCTTTTATGAAATCTTATACCGATTTGTTAAAAAAACAAGACCGATACATTTACTTATTAAGATACCTTCCCTCCAGATTTTGGGCCAGTATTTTAACGACAGCCCTTTATGTCAAATACCCTGATTTTGATGCTTTGAAAAAGCTTTTGGTGTCTTATTATTATCAAACTTGGATTGCAGGAGGCACGATCACGCGCATCAAGTCAACGAATATCAACATTATCAAAAATGTTAAAAGCAATAAGGGTATTAAAACCATTAAGGAGCTTATATTGAATAACATAGCATTTCATAACACCTTTGACCAATACCACTATAATTTATGGGATAGCTCTTCTGCTTATTCTAGCAAATGGGCGTGTCCTGTCTTAGCCCTAGCTAATTATTTCATGACAGATGAAGAGAAACCCAATTTTATCGTTATGGATGCAGAAACCCAAGTGGAGCATATTTTGCCCCAAAAGCCCAAAAGAGGCAGTCAATGGAACGCAGATTTTGACCAAGAAAAAAGAGAAAAATGGTTAAATAATATCGCGAATTTAACCCTTTTAAAGCGTAAAAAGAACGCACAAGCTTTAAACGGGGATTTTGATGAAAAAAGAGAAATTTATGGCGGCAAAGACATGAGCAAAGTGATTAGCTGTTATGACATCACTAAAGAATTGTATAGCAATTATAGGAAGTGGAATGAGAAATCTCTCCAAGAGCGATACGACTTTTTGCATGAAATTATCACGCCTGTTTTACACATAGAAGGGCAAGAAGAGGAATGA
- the mscS gene encoding small-conductance mechanosensitive channel MscS, producing MDEIKTLLVDFFPQAKHFGIILIKAVIVFCVGFYFSFFLRNKTMKLLSKKDEILANFVAQVTFILILIITTIIALSTLGVQTTSIITVLGTVGIAVALALKDYLSSIAGGIILIILHPFKKGDIIEISSLEGKVEALNFFNTSLRLHDGRLAVLPNRSVANSNIINSNNTACRRIEWVCGLGYGSDIELVHKTIKDVIDAMDKIDKNMPTFIGITDFGSSSLNFTIRVWAKIEDGIFNVRSELIERIKNALDANHIEIPFNKLDIAIKNQDSSK from the coding sequence ATGGATGAAATTAAAACGCTGTTAGTGGATTTTTTCCCGCAGGCAAAGCATTTTGGGATAATCTTGATCAAGGCTGTCATTGTCTTTTGTGTAGGTTTTTATTTTTCGTTTTTCTTACGAAACAAAACCATGAAACTTTTATCCAAAAAGGATGAGATTTTAGCGAATTTTGTCGCACAGGTTACTTTTATCTTAATCCTTATCATCACTACAATCATTGCGCTAAGCACGCTAGGCGTGCAAACCACCTCTATTATCACTGTTTTAGGAACGGTGGGGATTGCTGTGGCGTTGGCTTTAAAAGATTATCTTTCAAGCATTGCTGGAGGGATAATCCTTATCATTTTACACCCTTTCAAAAAAGGAGACATCATTGAAATCTCTAGTCTGGAGGGCAAAGTAGAAGCACTTAATTTTTTTAATACTTCTTTACGCTTGCATGACGGGCGTTTGGCGGTTTTGCCCAATAGAAGTGTCGCTAATTCTAATATTATCAATAGTAATAACACTGCATGTCGGCGCATTGAATGGGTTTGTGGGCTAGGGTATGGGAGCGATATTGAACTGGTGCATAAGACTATAAAAGATGTTATTGACGCAATGGATAAAATTGATAAAAACATGCCCACTTTTATTGGAATCACGGATTTTGGATCCAGTTCATTGAATTTCACCATTAGAGTTTGGGCAAAGATTGAAGATGGGATCTTTAATGTGCGCAGCGAACTCATTGAACGCATCAAAAACGCCCTAGATGCTAACCACATTGAAATCCCTTTCAATAAGCTAGATATTGCTATTAAAAATCAAGACTCTTCTAAGTGA
- the speA gene encoding arginine decarboxylase, with protein MQEVHDYGIKFWSNNEFKIEKGLVKICHGKNPSLLEIVQSVRDKGYRGPLLVRFPHLVQKQIKSLFDAFSLAIKEYQYSGAFKAVFPLKVNQMPSFVFPLVQGAKGLDYGLEAGSKSELIIAMSYTNPTAPITVNGFKDKEMIELGFIAKSMQHEITLTIEGLNELKTIIAVAKQNEFLACPKIGIRIRLHSTGTGVWAKSGGINSKFGLSSTEVLEAMRLLEENDLLEHFHMIHFHIGSQISDISPLKKALREAGNLYAELRKMGAKNLNSVNIGGGLAVEYTQHKHHQDKNYTLEEFSADVVFLLREIVKNKQEIEPDIFIESGRYISANHAVLVAPVLELFSHEYNEKSLKIKESNNPPLIDEMLDLLANINEKNAIEYLHDSFDHTESLFTLFDLGYIDLIDRSNTEVLAHLIVKKAVQLLYVKDHNDILRIQEQVQERYLLNCSFFQSLPDYWGLRQNFPVMPLNKLDEKPTRSASLWDITCDSDGEIAFDSTKPLFLHDIDVDEEEYFLAFFLVGAYQEVLGMKHNLFTHPTEFSVVFDEKGDYEVEDICEAQTILDVLDDLDYDTKEIERLLKQKIEDNNKLDMEEKKEIMGRLYVMLSENGYLRTIS; from the coding sequence ATGCAAGAAGTCCATGATTATGGGATTAAATTTTGGAGCAATAACGAATTTAAGATAGAAAAAGGCTTGGTTAAAATTTGTCATGGCAAAAACCCCTCGCTTTTAGAAATCGTTCAAAGCGTGCGCGATAAGGGTTATAGAGGGCCTTTGTTGGTGCGATTCCCTCATTTGGTGCAAAAACAAATCAAAAGCCTGTTTGATGCGTTTTCTTTAGCGATTAAAGAGTATCAATACAGCGGGGCTTTTAAAGCGGTTTTCCCTTTAAAAGTCAATCAAATGCCCTCGTTTGTTTTCCCTTTAGTGCAAGGGGCTAAGGGTTTAGATTATGGTTTAGAGGCCGGGAGTAAATCTGAACTCATCATTGCGATGAGTTACACTAACCCCACAGCCCCTATCACCGTGAATGGCTTTAAAGACAAAGAAATGATTGAGCTTGGCTTTATCGCTAAAAGCATGCAGCATGAAATCACTTTAACGATTGAGGGTTTGAATGAGTTAAAAACCATTATCGCCGTGGCTAAACAAAACGAGTTTTTAGCCTGCCCTAAAATTGGCATTCGCATCCGTTTGCACAGCACTGGTACTGGCGTTTGGGCAAAGAGTGGGGGGATCAATTCTAAATTTGGTCTTAGCAGCACTGAAGTTTTAGAAGCGATGCGCCTTTTAGAAGAAAACGACTTGTTAGAGCATTTTCACATGATACATTTCCACATAGGCTCTCAAATTAGCGATATTTCGCCCTTAAAAAAGGCTTTAAGAGAAGCGGGAAACTTGTATGCAGAATTGCGTAAAATGGGCGCTAAGAATCTTAATAGCGTGAATATTGGAGGGGGGTTAGCCGTAGAATATACCCAACACAAGCACCACCAAGATAAAAACTACACTTTAGAGGAATTCAGCGCTGATGTGGTGTTTTTATTGAGGGAAATTGTGAAAAATAAGCAAGAAATAGAGCCGGATATTTTCATTGAATCAGGCCGTTATATTTCCGCTAACCATGCCGTTTTAGTGGCCCCGGTGTTAGAATTGTTTTCGCATGAATACAATGAAAAATCCCTAAAAATCAAAGAAAGTAATAACCCTCCCTTGATTGATGAAATGCTAGACTTGCTCGCTAACATCAATGAAAAAAACGCCATTGAATACTTGCATGATAGTTTTGATCACACCGAGTCGCTATTCACGCTTTTTGATTTGGGCTATATTGATTTGATTGACAGGAGCAATACTGAAGTTTTAGCCCATTTGATCGTCAAAAAAGCGGTGCAATTGCTTTATGTTAAGGATCATAATGATATTTTACGCATTCAAGAGCAAGTCCAAGAGCGCTATTTATTGAATTGCTCGTTTTTCCAAAGCTTGCCTGATTATTGGGGCTTGAGACAGAATTTCCCGGTCATGCCCTTGAATAAATTAGATGAAAAGCCCACCAGGAGTGCGAGCTTGTGGGATATTACTTGCGATAGCGATGGGGAAATCGCTTTTGATTCCACAAAGCCCTTGTTTTTGCATGATATAGATGTGGATGAAGAAGAATACTTTTTAGCGTTCTTTTTAGTGGGAGCGTATCAAGAAGTTTTAGGCATGAAACACAATTTATTCACGCACCCTACGGAATTTAGCGTGGTTTTTGATGAAAAAGGCGATTATGAAGTGGAAGATATTTGCGAAGCCCAAACGATTTTAGATGTGCTAGATGATTTGGACTATGACACTAAAGAAATCGAGCGCCTTTTAAAACAAAAAATTGAAGACAACAACAAACTGGATATGGAAGAAAAGAAAGAAATCATGGGGCGCTTGTATGTCATGCTGAGCGAAAACGGGTATCTGCGCACGATTTCTTAA
- a CDS encoding glycosyltransferase family 4 protein codes for MVIVLVVDSFKDTSNGTSMTAFRFFEALKKRGHVMRVVAPYVDNLGSEEEGYYNLKERYIPLVTEISHKQHILFAKPDEKILRKAFKGADIIHTYLPFLLEKTAVKIARAMQVPYIGSFHLQPEHISYNMKLGWFSWFNMMLFSWFKSSHYRYIHHIHCPSKFIVEELEKYNYGGKKYAISNGFDPMFRLEHPQKSLFDTTPFKIAMVGRYSNEKNQSVLIKAVALSRYKQDIVLLLKGKGPDEKKIKLLAQKLGVKTEFGFVNSNELLEILKTCTLYVHTANVESEAIACLEAISVGIVPIIANSPLSATRQFALDERSLFEPNNAKDLSAKIDWWLENKLERERMQNEYAKSALNYTLENSVIQIEKVYEEAIRDFKNNPYLFKTLS; via the coding sequence ATGGTTATTGTTTTAGTCGTGGATAGCTTTAAAGACACCAGTAACGGCACTTCTATGACAGCGTTTCGTTTTTTTGAAGCGCTGAAAAAAAGAGGGCATGTTATGAGAGTGGTTGCCCCTTATGTGGATAATTTAGGGAGCGAAGAAGAGGGGTATTACAACCTTAAAGAGCGCTACATCCCCCTAGTTACAGAAATTTCACACAAACAACACATCCTTTTTGCTAAACCGGATGAAAAAATCTTAAGAAAGGCTTTTAAGGGAGCGGATATAATCCATACTTACTTGCCTTTTTTGCTAGAAAAAACAGCCGTAAAAATCGCACGAGCAATGCAAGTGCCTTATATTGGCTCTTTCCATTTACAGCCAGAGCATATTTCTTATAACATGAAATTGGGGTGGTTTTCTTGGTTTAACATGATGCTTTTTTCGTGGTTTAAATCTTCGCATTACCGCTATATCCATCATATCCATTGCCCGTCAAAATTCATTGTAGAAGAATTAGAAAAATACAACTATGGAGGGAAAAAATACGCTATTTCTAACGGCTTTGATCCCATGTTTAGATTGGAACACCCGCAAAAAAGCCTTTTTGACACCACACCCTTTAAAATCGCTATGGTAGGGCGCTATTCTAATGAAAAAAATCAAAGCGTTTTAATCAAAGCGGTTGCTTTAAGCCGATACAAACAAGATATTGTGTTATTACTCAAAGGCAAAGGGCCTGATGAGAAAAAAATCAAACTTCTAGCCCAAAAACTAGGCGTAAAAACGGAGTTTGGGTTTGTCAATTCCAATGAATTGTTAGAGATTTTAAAAACTTGCACCCTTTATGTGCATACAGCCAATGTGGAAAGCGAAGCGATTGCGTGTTTAGAAGCCATTAGCGTGGGGATTGTGCCTATTATCGCTAATAGCCCTTTAAGCGCGACCAGGCAATTCGCACTGGATGAACGATCGCTATTTGAGCCTAATAACGCTAAAGATTTGAGTGCTAAAATAGATTGGTGGTTAGAAAACAAGCTTGAAAGAGAAAGAATGCAAAACGAATACGCTAAAAGCGCTTTAAATTACACTTTAGAAAATTCAGTCATTCAAATTGAAAAAGTTTATGAAGAAGCGATCAGAGATTTTAAAAATAACCCTTATCTCTTTAAAACCTTATCGTAA
- a CDS encoding hotdog domain-containing protein — translation MQESVVRVDYDSLETCKNFKPSVGTELVVLEKDIAHARFKGNESMVYEENFVHAGFVLIACNYAALCALNKRHSVVVSNNINFYAPLELNQEALIKAQVVQDGVKKAEIRIEAFVLDIQVLEGMIEIVVFDKKPFKFNFKEE, via the coding sequence GTGCAAGAATCAGTCGTTCGTGTGGATTATGACTCTTTAGAGACTTGTAAGAATTTCAAACCAAGCGTTGGCACTGAATTGGTTGTTTTAGAAAAAGATATAGCCCATGCGCGTTTCAAGGGCAATGAAAGCATGGTGTATGAAGAAAATTTTGTGCATGCCGGGTTTGTGCTTATTGCGTGCAATTATGCGGCCTTGTGCGCGTTGAATAAAAGACACAGCGTGGTGGTTTCTAATAACATCAATTTTTATGCCCCCCTAGAATTGAATCAAGAAGCGCTCATTAAAGCGCAAGTGGTTCAAGATGGCGTGAAAAAAGCTGAAATAAGGATAGAGGCGTTTGTGTTAGACATTCAGGTTTTAGAGGGAATGATAGAAATCGTGGTGTTTGATAAAAAGCCTTTTAAATTCAATTTTAAAGAAGAGTAG
- the cmoB gene encoding tRNA 5-methoxyuridine(34)/uridine 5-oxyacetic acid(34) synthase CmoB, with protein MLICNDKVNPKTLLEEIMALRPWRKGPFEISQIKIDSEWDSSIKWDLVKNATPLKDKVVADVGCNNGYYLFKMLEHGPKSLVGFDPGVLVKKQFEFLAPFFDKEKKIIYESLGVEDLCEKYPNAFDVIFCLGVLYHRKSPLEALKALYHALKMRGELVLDTLIVDSPLDIALCPKKTYAKMKNVYFIPSVSALKGWCERVGFENFEIISVLKTTPKEQRKTDFILGQSLEDFLNKTDHSKTLEGYDAPLRGYFKMLKPSKR; from the coding sequence ATGCTCATTTGTAACGATAAAGTTAATCCAAAAACCCTTTTAGAAGAAATCATGGCGTTAAGGCCATGGCGTAAAGGCCCTTTTGAAATTTCTCAAATTAAGATTGATAGCGAATGGGATAGCTCTATTAAATGGGATCTAGTCAAAAACGCCACTCCTTTAAAAGATAAGGTTGTGGCTGATGTGGGTTGCAATAACGGCTATTACTTGTTTAAAATGCTAGAACATGGGCCTAAAAGTTTGGTGGGGTTTGATCCGGGCGTTTTAGTCAAAAAACAATTTGAATTTTTAGCCCCCTTTTTTGATAAAGAAAAAAAAATTATTTATGAGTCTTTAGGGGTAGAGGATTTGTGTGAAAAATACCCTAACGCTTTTGATGTCATTTTTTGCTTAGGGGTGCTATACCATAGAAAAAGCCCGCTAGAGGCTTTAAAAGCCTTGTATCATGCTTTAAAGATGAGAGGGGAGTTGGTGTTGGATACGCTTATTGTTGATTCGCCCTTAGACATCGCCCTTTGCCCTAAAAAAACTTATGCTAAAATGAAAAATGTTTATTTTATCCCCAGTGTTAGCGCTTTGAAAGGGTGGTGCGAAAGGGTAGGGTTTGAAAATTTTGAGATTATTAGCGTTTTAAAGACCACGCCTAAAGAACAGCGTAAAACGGATTTTATTTTGGGGCAGAGTTTGGAAGATTTTTTGAATAAAACCGATCACTCTAAAACTTTAGAGGGGTATGACGCTCCTTTAAGGGGGTATTTTAAAATGCTTAAACCAAGCAAGCGTTAG